The nucleotide window ACGGGACAGGATTCTCGTGCACCCCTGTGGCGCACAATCCGGCAATATGCGCTATGTCCGCAAACGCGTACGCGCCCACCTCATCGCAGATTTCTCGCACGCGCTTGAAATCATAGACGCGCGGATACGCAGTGGCGCCCACGATTATCATTTTCGGCTTCTCTATCTTTGCGCTCTTGAGCATCAAATCGTAATCAATCAGCTCCGTTTCCCTATCCACCCCGTAAGAGACTATCTTGTAAAATTTCCCGGAAAAATTCACCGGCGAGCCGTGCGTGAGGTGCCCTCCCTGCGCAAGGTCCATGCCCATCACTTTCTCCCCGACAGGCACCATGGCCATGTACACAGCCTGGTTCGCAGGGGAGCCCGAGTACGGTTGTACGTTCGCGTGCTCGGCATTGAACAGCTTCTTCGCCCTTTCTATAGCAATCGTCTCAATAATATCTATGAATTCGTTCCCGCCGTAATACCTTTTCCCCGGATAGCCCTCCGAGTATTTGTTGGTGAGCCACGAGCCCAGCGCTTCCATGACTTCCTTGGAGACGTAATTTTCAGAAGGAATCATCTCCAGCCCGTACATCTGCCTGCGCAATTCCTTCTGCATCGCGTCGTAAATCTCCGAGTCGGCATTTTTCAGCATAAGTCCACCCACTGAAAAGCAGTTAGAAAACAATCTCAAATAAGAAATATAAACGTTCGCGCTTCCCCTAAATCAACAGTCCTGGTTCTCTTCGCCACGCTCCTTGACTATCCCCAGCAGTTCCTCGGCTTCCATTAACACCAGCATAGCCAGCGCACGAATTTCCTCGCGCGTCTTCCCCTCTGGCTTCCCAATTTCTCTGAGATTCCTAAAA belongs to Candidatus Micrarchaeia archaeon and includes:
- the glyA gene encoding serine hydroxymethyltransferase, with protein sequence MLKNADSEIYDAMQKELRRQMYGLEMIPSENYVSKEVMEALGSWLTNKYSEGYPGKRYYGGNEFIDIIETIAIERAKKLFNAEHANVQPYSGSPANQAVYMAMVPVGEKVMGMDLAQGGHLTHGSPVNFSGKFYKIVSYGVDRETELIDYDLMLKSAKIEKPKMIIVGATAYPRVYDFKRVREICDEVGAYAFADIAHIAGLCATGVHENPVPYFDVVSTTTHKTLRGPRGAMIMCKIQHAQAIDKAVFPGLQGGPHNHTTAAIAVSLKEASQPAFKEYAQQIVKNAKALAEALMGHGFRLVSGGTDNHLILIDLRNKDIVGKEAQVLLDSVGITTNKNMIPYDPRKPFDPSGLRIGTPALTSRGMKESEMKEIASYMDRAIKGRNDEEAKKKIKMEIEELCRNFIIY